GCATTCTCGCTTTTCGGCAACTTGTCGCCGTTATCGTTACACTTTTTACACTGCTGCCACTCCTAATTTATTTGTTGCGCCCTGGAGTTGGCACTATTACTATCATCCACTCAATGTGGGAAAAATGGAGGCAGCGTTGCAATCCTTGGTGGGGTATCATGATCTAGCGGCGTTTTGTCGGGCTGGCTCAGAACGATCCCATACTTGGGTGGAAGTACAAGAAGTTCAGTGTCTGCGTCGTGGTTCTCTTGTGGAACTGGAAATGCAGGCAGATGGCTTTTTGTATGGCATGGTGCGCCTAGTGGTGGGAATGCTGGTGAAAGTGGGATCAGGGGAGCTAACACCTGATGATTTTTTGCAGATTTGGAAGCAAAAAGAGCGCGATCGCGTTAAGTATTCTGCCCCTGCTAAAGGACTGTGTCTATTACGAGTGGGATATGAGCAGTTCCCTTTCCCCGAATCAGTTTGGTTTGATAGTCAACCTCATTTTTACTTTACTCAAGAAAACGAACTATGACTCTAAATAAAACTCCTTTACCCAACTCAGAAACAGTGGAAAAACAATGGTATGTGATTGATGCTTCTGGTTATCGCATCGGTCGCCTTGCCAGCGAAGTTGCCCAAATTATTCGCGGAAAAACAAAA
This window of the Euhalothece natronophila Z-M001 genome carries:
- the truA gene encoding tRNA pseudouridine(38-40) synthase TruA encodes the protein MAATSVKKKRVALIIQYQGTAFYGWQRQPSYRTVQEEIERAIQGVAPEQMIPLHGAGRTDSGVHAAAQVAHFDIVSPIPGEKFAPVLNKRLPDDILIRASQEVPSDWHSRFSATCRRYRYTFYTAATPNLFVAPWSWHYYYHPLNVGKMEAALQSLVGYHDLAAFCRAGSERSHTWVEVQEVQCLRRGSLVELEMQADGFLYGMVRLVVGMLVKVGSGELTPDDFLQIWKQKERDRVKYSAPAKGLCLLRVGYEQFPFPESVWFDSQPHFYFTQENEL